In Lacerta agilis isolate rLacAgi1 chromosome 1, rLacAgi1.pri, whole genome shotgun sequence, the following proteins share a genomic window:
- the LOC117055849 gene encoding myosin light polypeptide 6-like has product MRALGQNPTNAEVMKVLGNPKSNEMKAKTLSFEQFLPMMQTIAKNKDQSCFEDYVEGLRVFDKEGNGKVTGAEIRHVLVTLGEKMTEEEVEMLVAGHEDSNGCNNYEELVRMVLSG; this is encoded by the coding sequence ATGAGAGCCCTGGGCCAGAATCCTACCAATGCGGAAGTCATGAAAGTTCTGGGGAACCCCAAGAGCAATGAAATGAAGGCAAAGACACTGAGCTTTGAGCAGTTCCTGCCCATGATGCAGACCATTGCCAAGAACAAGGATCAAAGCTGCTTCGAGGATTATGTGGAGGGGCTGAGGGTCTTCGACAAGGAGGGCAACGGGAAGGTCACGGGAGCAGAGATACGCCATGTGCTTGTCACCCTAGGGGAGAAGATGACCGAGGAAGAAGTAGAGATGCTTGTGGCCGGCCATGAAGACAGCAATGGCTGCAATAACTATGAAGAGTTGGTGCGGATGGTTCTGAGCGGCTGA